TTCATCCGATGAAACTATTGTGTCTTCTTTTAAAATTTCAATCTCAAGAGAAAGCCCTTTTTCTGCGATGATGCTCTTGTAACTATAATCAAGGTATCTAACAAAGTGAGAAAGGTTGATATCTGTGTAATTAACTTTTATTCGTTCGGACTCAAGATCAGAAAGTTCTATTATAGAATTTAAAGTATTAAGCAGCCTGTAGCTAGACTTAATTATCTTATTAGACATTTCTACAACATTTTCATCTTCGGATTCCTCAATCATAATTTGAGAGAAACCAATAATAGAGTTCATCGGAGTTCTTATTTCGTGATTAAGATTGCCCAGCAAATGAGTTTTGAATATGTTGATTCCGTTTGCTTTAGTTAATGCTAATTTTAATTCTATCTCAAGCTCTTTTTGTTGTGTTACGTCCTGCTCGATAAAAAGGTAACGAACAATTTTTCCGTGTTCATTTTTAATTGGGGAGATGGATAATGATGCCCAGTAAGGAACGTGATTTTTTTTGACATTCATTACTTCGCCGCGCCAAACATTTCCTTTTTTTACCTCTTCCCAAATTTTATTAACATCTTTATTATCAATCGGTTTTATTTTTTGTGCTTCTTTACCTGCAATTTCTTCGTAAGTATATCCTGTAAGTTCGGTATATCTTGGATTGGCATATTCAATCAGATTTTTTGTATTGGTTAATAAAACAGAAGAAGGACTTTGCTTTACAATTTCAGATAAGATTCTTAGTTCATTTTCAGTATGTTTTCTAACTGTAATATTTCTATTAATTGAGATGATTGCTTTTTGTCCAAGGAAATCTGTCAGAGAAAAATTCATCTCAAAAAAGATAGAAGATCCATCCTTTCTAAAAGCCTCTATCTCAAATGTTGGAACATCTCTATTATCTGCAACTTCACTAACCATTTCTGTAGCAAATTGAAGATTTGCACAAAGATCAAAAAACGATTTACCTACTAGTTCTAGTTTATCATACCCAAAAGTTTCACAGGCTCTTAAGTTTGAGTTTAGTATTATTCCTCTTACCGGTTCAAAAATGATGATTGGATCATGTGCGTTATCAAAAAGATTTTTATACCCTTGTTCTGAACGTTTTAGTTTATTTTCAGTTAGAATTCTTTCTGATATATCTTCTGCAATACCAATAATATTAGCCTGCCCGGTAACACTATTGTTAGCATTTTTGATCGAAGAACTTATCCATCTTGTTCCTCCATCCGGTCTAACAATACGGTACTCAATCTTTCCTACAAAGTTTTTATTAGATTTTGCAGTTTGAATAGCTTCAAGTAATATTTTACGATCTTTTGGATAAATTGAATTTACCCAGAGAGAAGTATTCTCAATTACTTTCTTACTTTCAATTCCCCAAACCCTACTAAACGCTGGACTAACATATTTTAACTTTTCACCAGTTTCATCACTTGTTAAAGTAAACAACACAATATCAATATTGTCTGCAATTTGTTTTATTCTTTCTTCACTTGTATTAAGCGCTTCTTGTGTGGAAAGTAAATCGGTGACGTCATGGATCGATTCAATAACTTTTGTTACTCTTCCATATTCATCTTTAAGAGGTGAGAAAAGTACATCCACATAAATAGCTGCTCCGTTAGCATTATTGTGTATATGTCTTACAAGTTTTGAGTTCCCTTCTTCAAAAACATTTTTTAATGCGCACTCAGCTCCATTATCACAACACGGAACATCTGAATTATGTACAATTTTGTGGCACTTCTTTCCGATGATTTGGTTAGACCCTTGTCCCGTACGTTTTACTGCGGAATCATTAATATCAATTATGTTATAATCTCTATCGATAACAATAATATCTTCGTGCATGCTGTGTAATAAAGATTTAAAGTATGCTTCACTTTCACTAAGCGCAACATCAGCTAGAATTCTTTCCTTTTCAACCTCAATGCTATTAAGTGCAAAGGCAACGTCCTCAGCAAGTGTTTGAAGCAGTTCAGTTTCAACGGCGTCAAAGGAATATATGTTGTCAGAAAATATTATTAGATATCCATAAAATTTATTACGATACTGTATCGGACTAATAAATACAGATGGATTTTTTATTTTATGATTTTTTAAAACCCTATTAAAAAAATTTAACCCCTCTGTATCTCTAAGCACAATTGGTTTGTGATTTGATAAGTCTTTTTCTAATAAATTATTGATTTTACAGGAAAATATTTGATTATCAATTTGTTCATGACTAGAATTTTTAAATCCATTCGAAATTTCGATTGGACTACGAGCTGGATCATTTTCATTGCTAATCCATGCGGCAATGTAATCTTTAGAATTGATAAGGATATTGCAAGTTTCCGCTAAAAGTTTTTCCGGAATACTTTCTTTAATTATTAATTTATCAATGCTTCTAATTGCAAGTAACAATTGGTTCAAATGTTTAAGCGATCTATCGGTTGATGATTTATAAATTGCCGTTTCAATCATCGCACCTAACTCTTTATCTCTAACAGGCTTGGTTAAAAATCCGTAAGTATGGCTGTCTTTACTTCGTTCAATTGTTTCCTGATCAGCATAAGCTGTTAAATAAATTATAGGAATTTCAGAAGTGTTGTGAATCTTATCGGCAGTTTCAATTCCCGTTAACTCCCCTTTTAATTTTATATCCATTAGAATACAATTAGGTAATTCGCGCAAAGCTAAATCAATGGCTTCTTCACCAGTAGCAACAGGACCAACTGAAGTATAATCCATTTTATGCAATGTGCGTTGCAATTGAGAAGCGACAATCGCATCATCTTCAACAATAAGAATTGTATTTTGTGTTCTATTTGTCTTCATAATCAAAACAGATAGTATAGTTTGTACCCTTATGTCTATCTAGTTTAATCGATCCTGCTAATTGATATTTAACCCAAAAGTTTACAAGCTTTAAACCAAGTGAATCAGTGTTTTCCCAATCATAATTTGCTGGCAAACCTACTCCGTTATCCGAAATAGAAATTACAATTTTCTTTGTTTCATACTTTAAGGAAATAATAATTGTTGGAGTTTTTTCAAACCCATCAGTGAAAGCATATTTTAAAGAGTTAGTAAGAAGTTCGTTAACAATAAGTCCGCATGGCATTGCAGTCTCAACATCAAGTGAAACATTATGTGCATTTACATTAAAACTAATATCTTTATCCAATCCAAAAGTCTGAATAACATTTGAAGTTAGATTATTCAAATATCCATCCATATCAACTTTAGCCAGATAATCAGATTGATAAAGCTGCTCATAAACTAATGACATAGTTCTTGCTTGTTCTTGAAGCTCTCTTAAAAAAATTTGTACTTTTTCATCATCAAGTCTATCAATCTGCATTTCAATCAAATAGATCATTGCTTGCAAATTATTTTTTACACGATGATGAACTTCTCTGAGAAGAACGTTTTTTTCGGCAAGAGCGGCTTGCATTTTTTCTTCTTCTTTTTTTCGCTTTGTGATATCCTGAGAGTGAGCGATTAAAACTTTTTTGCCAAAGTATAAGCCGTTATAAACTTTTATATCTTTAAGTGAAATTGTTCCATCTTTTTTCTTGCCCCAAAATTCAAACTGCTGTGGAACTCCTTTAAAAGCATCTGATATTTTTTTGTTTATAATTTCAAAATTATTTTTATCAGGGGCAGAAAGAAATTCTGCGGTTTGTCCGATTATTTCTTCCTTTGTGTAGCCGTTAATAATTATTGCGCCATTATTAACATCAAGGAAAGTACCTGAATCATCCTGAATATAAATCGCATCTTCAATAGTGTTGAATAGATTTCTATAACTTAAATCACTTTCTACCAATGCTTTTTTAGTTTTTCTATTTTCATCAATATTCTGAAGAAACCCAATTATTTGTTGTGCCTGATTATCGGTACCACGTTTAAATATTGTTAACTTTATCTCAAACCAACAATAATTTCCATTCTTATCTATTAAGGGAATTTCAAAACTTTTTGGCGTGTCTTCATCAGAAGTGTTTAAGTCTATTACGGCATTTAATATAAAATCATAATCCGCCGCATTTAATAATTTTTTTGCTATTTCAAATACACTACCCTGTAACTCATTTGTTGAATATCCTAAAAATTCCTTTTTAGTAAAATTTGAATAAATGATTTGCTGTGTAGAAATATCTGAAACAAAAATTGTTACGGGTACAGTTTCAAGAATTTTTTCTGATAATAGACTCTTAATTTTAAGTTCAGCATCAGTAGATGTTTCTTTGTATATAGTAGTTTTAGTATCGATCATTTTATAAATTTTTGCCTTCAGTAAACAGATAATTTCTATAAATGCATAGTAAATAAGCCACTTTTATGCCAGTTTATATTCTATCCAACACATTTTTAATAATATTCGAAGAATAATTCAAAACAATCTTATAATGGTTTTCAGTTTGATTTTGTGATAAAAACCAACATTTATTTTTAATTATTGGCATTTACAAAAATTGTTTGAGATTACAATTTCAATAAATATGGATTGACTTTTTTTGATCAGGAAAATTTTTCCGCAGAATTAATATTTTTACACCCAACTTAAAGTACTTAGCTATTTTCCGTAGCTATAGCAGGAATTGTAAAGAAAAACTCTGAACCCTTGCCGGAAGCACTCTCAACCCAGATCTCTCCACCATGTTTTTCTACAAAATCTTTACACAAAATCATGCCTAAACCAGAACCTTTTTCATTTGTTGTTCCGGGTGTTGTAAAACTTTTGTTCATTCCAAACAGCATAGATTTTTGTTCATCAGCCATTCCAACACCATTATCTTTAACACAAAATCGAATCATCCTTCCAAACTGGCTTGCAGACAAAACAATTTGCCCGTTTCTATTAGTAAATTTGATAGCATTTGTAACCAGATTGTTAAAAATTGATTGCATCATATTTTCATCTGCATAAACAAAAGTTTCTTTATCAAGCTTGTTTAAGATTGTTATATTTTTTTGTTCTGAATTTGATCTAAGCAATGATACCGTATTTTCTGAAATTGAAAATACGTTAACAGGTTCAGGATTGAATTCTATTCTTCCCGTTTGCAATCGGCTCCACTCTAAAAGATTTGTTAATAACCCAATTGTTTGTTTTGAAATTTCAACAATACTTGATGCAAATTCTTTTACTTCTGATTTCTGAAGTTCATCAATATCATCTGCTAGAATTTCAGCATATCCAATTAACGCTATAATTGGTGTGCGAACATCATGTGCAATGATTGAAACAAACTTATCCTTCGTGTCATTTATCTGTTTAAGATCTTCTGCAATCTTTAGTATCTGTATTTCATTTTGCTTTTGATTGGTTACATCTCTTAACAGCATTAAAACTTCATTCTTATGACTTTTAACAATGCGTGCTTCATAATGTTTTTCTGCATCGTGATTTTGCATTTTAAAATCATAAGTTTTTAAATGCCCAGATGAGTATGATTCTCTTATCATCAATTGAAGCGGTTCGGCTATTGAATGTGGGAAAATATCCCAAATAGTTTTGCCAATAATGTAGGATGGAGAAATCGGAAACTCGGCATTGTTACCGGCTTTAAAGTCTGTAAACTTTCCATCTTCAGAAAGTATAAATAAAATATCGGGCAAAGCTTTTATGATGGCGTAATCACGACCTATAACATCACTAATAAGTTCATCAACTATTTTCTTTTCAGTTACATCTTCTGCAATGCAATCGTAATAAACAGAGCCATCAATATTATCATAACCTTTTTGAACAAACTCATTAACATAAACGGCTCGTCCGTTCCTGTTACGCCATTTAGATTCTACACCTTCTGTATTATTTATTTTAAAGAAGTGTTCTTGATATTTAACAACAGAAAAGTTTTCTCTAAAAGATTCTTCTTTCATATAAACTTCCATCAGTTCATCTAAAGAATTAAAACCGAGCATACGTAAAAAAGTTTGATTAGTATAAACCGGAGCTCCAGAATCTGAAATCCTGTAAAACGCAAAGTGCGGGCTTGCGTGAAAGTTTGAAGAAATATTTTCTTCCTTAATTAGATTTTCTGTTGTTTGCATCAGTTTATTAAATCAATTTTCTACAAAATAGCATGCTCCCTTTCCAACACTTTCAAAAATCGATTGGCTTATTTGATTTGACTCCACCTGAATCTGATATTTGAACTTGATATATTTTACAAGTTAAGTGCCAGCAAGAGAATTGAAAATTCTCAAAATGAATCCCATCCCACTACAATTTTTGACGCTAAAAGTGTTTGTTTAACCTTTAAATTCACATTTCGTTCTTGTATTGATAATACAGATGTGTAAAAAAATCCGATTGGTTAATATTGTGCAGCGATATCAAAACTAAAAAACAATTAACTCAATTTGCAAAATCAGAAAATAAAATTGTTACTGTTGGATTTTCATCACAGGAAAAATAAGTGTAACCTTGGTACCGGTTTGTTTACGACTAACAATTTCGAACAAGCCGCCCATCAATTTTGTTAGTTTGCTAGCGATTGCTAATCCCAATCCCGCGCCCTGATATTTTCTTGTATAGCCTTGCTCTTCTTGCGAAAATGGTTCAAGTAAAAACTTAATATCTTCCTGATTCATTCCTTCACCAGTATCGGTAATAGTTATGTAAGCAAATTGGCTAAACACAAAAGATCGTAAAACAACTTTACCATTAGTTGTGTATTTGATAGCGTTTTCTGTAATTGCAGAAACAATTTTTTCAAGTTTCATCCAGTCAGTTTTTATTACAACTTCCTGATCCGCAAGTTCAAGTACAAGTTCTATTCCTTTTTTGTTAGCTTTTTGATGAAGCTTATTATAAGCTGATTTTAGAACCTGATTACAATTAAGATAGACATAATCAAAAATCATTTCACTCGATTCAATTTCAGACATATCAATTATGTGGTCAAACAAATGTGATACTCTTGATAGAACCTCTTTTACAAGTACAACTAATTCAGAAACAGTTTTATAATCATTTGTTTTGATGCTTTCTTCTAAAATTTCTGCGTAACCGGAAATTGCATTAAACGGTGTTCTAATTTCGTGAGACATATTTTCTATGAATGAAGATTTTAGTTTGTTCAACTGAACTTCTTTTTCATAAGCCGCACTCATTTTATTTTGATAATTTTGTTGATCTGTCACATTGTTAAAATTTATCATTATAAAGGATTCATCTTCAGTGCTAATATCCATTAACGATACTTTACACTGGTAGTGAATCTGATTGTACTTTGCTTTAAACTCAACAAAAGGCAGAGAATCCTGCAAAAGTATTTCTGCGTTTTTAAGAACAAGTTTCAGAAGATCATTTGTAAAAACTAACTTTAAATCCACATCAGCAAGTTTTGTTTTATCCAAATCAAAAATTCTAAAAAAACCATTGTTGCCAGTTTCAAAAAACAGTTTATCTTTATTGCGTTTAATAATAAAAAGTGGATCGCGGATATTATTTATAATCGATTTTAATTTATTCTCAGATTCTTTAACAATGATATTTTTTTGAACATAATCAGTTATATCATGTGCAATCATCATAAAAGTATTTGATGATGTGCCGGCGTTTGAAAAAGGCGTAAGCTGTAATTCTTTAAATAATATTTTACCTTTATCTTTAAACGAAATAATCTTAACCCAGCTTTGCTTTAAAAAGAAAGCCCGCTCAGCAGTTAGCAAATCAGCTTTTGATAAGAAGTTTTCTAACGGAACACAAAAAAACTTTTCGTATAATTCATCAATTGTAAAACCAAGAATGTTTTCCATCGATCTGGATAGAAAAGAAATTTTACCGCTTGCATCAATAGTCATTACAGGAAGGTTGGCATATTCAATTGCTGCGTGAATTGAGTTTATTCTGTTTTCAAGAATAACTTCCCGTTCTGTTAGATGAAAAACTATAAAGAGATATTGTGTGTTATCTAATTCTATTTTTTCAATCTCAGCATCATACTCACCAAAAGATGATTCAGATAAATTTTTAATACGCAAGTTTATACTGATGTTGGAATAACTGCTCTCGTTAAAATCAGAAAGGAGTTCCGCAATATTTGCATCCGTTTGCATTCCGGAAATATTATTAATACTGTTTAATCCAAAAGCTATTTGTGCAGATTGGTTTGAATAGATTATTGAATTGTTTCTGTTTAAAACAATGATGGGTTTACATTCTACCGTGGCATTAATTGGAATGTTTTCCCCGTAATCAGAAATCTCTTCCTGTACTTCAAGTTCTTTATAACTTAACATTTATCTGCTGTATTCTGATTAATTTTTTATCTTCGGGATTATAAACACTAATTCTTAATTCTTTGCTAAATGTTTCGCCAACTATTTTTTCAACAAAGAAAATCACATTTCGATGTATAAGTGAAATTTCATATCGTAAATAATTCTGCGATTCATCAATCAAAAAATCATTAACCTCTGGGCTGTTAGAGTTTTTTGAAATTATGCTATCATAAGAATTGAATCTATCAAACAAACGATTTAGATATTGTGTATCTGTTGCAATAACAGGTTCAGTGTATACTTCAGAATCAAAATCAAAAGAAAGAAGAATTTGATATTTGCGTGTTGATGAGCTTATGAATCCTTCATTGATGATTTTATAAACAATGTTATTTGATCGGCAATCGTGTATGTTTACTTTTGTTTGAAATAAAAAATTGTCGATACCAAATTCTATCAAGAACTCCTCATTCACACTGTGTTCTAAGGATTTTAAATTCCATTTAAGTTGAGATAGATATTTGAAGGCATTTGAAAAACTTAACGAATCAGAAATACTTGATTTGCCACTGGAGATTCCGGGTAAAGTATGTAACCCACCCACAAAACGTGAATTGTTTTTAAATTCCGAAGCGGATGCGATATTTTCGATTTTTTTTAGCATTTTCCCAGTTCTCCACTCTATTATCGAAAATAAAAGAGAATAATTGAGACTGAAAAAAGAAAATTAATCCAATTTTAGCATATTACTATCATCAGAATAATTGATGATTTGGGGGTTTTCTAGGTGTGTTAATTGTTGTACAAAAGTCTGGATTCTTTCAATTGCCTGCTTCATTATTTCAAAATCTTCTTCAGTTTGATCAGAAGATTTGATAGCTGAGGATTCAATTAAGTTATTCATTGCAATTTTAAGGCTGCTTAGAGGATTATTAATTTTATGCCCAATAGTGCATGCAAGTTCTATAACGGCTTTTGAGTGTTCGATGTTTTTGAGTTCTCTTTGCAGATTAAAAATTCTAATTCCAGATCTAATTCTTGCAACAAGTTCCTGGTTTTCAATTGGCTTCATTAAAAAGTCATCCGCGCCAACATCCAACCCTGTAACGCGATCTCTTAACGAAGTACGAGCTGTGAGAATAATGTAATAAATAATTTTTAACTTTTCATTTTGTTTAATCTGATTACACAATTCCAGACCATCCATAATAGGCATAGTCCAGTCAGCAAGAATAACTTTTGGTGTAAATGTTTCAAGAAGTTTAAGAGCTTCTTGTCCATTATTAGCCGTAATAACTTCAAAATTATTTTTGGTTAAAAGTTTTTCAAGAATAAAGCGTGTGTCGCGCTCATCTTCTACAACTAATATTTTATCTTTTTCAATCAACTTGCTAAGTAGTTATTTATTTTTGTTAAAAATCGATTATAATCTAAAATTGGTTTAGTAACTATTTCTTCAGCATTTGTTTCACTTAAAAAATGCCTTAACTGGCTTGATAGCGAAGACGCAGTTACTAAAACTAAAGGTATATTTTTTGTACGTTCATCAGATTTAATTATCTGTGATAATTTAATACCATCAATTTTTTCACCATTAAGATAAGTATTACTTAGGTTTATATCCATAAGAATAAGACCGACCTCTTGCGTTAATAAAGTATCAAATATTTTATCACCATTATCGGTAATTACAGTATCATATCCATTTTTATTAAAGAACATTGAATAAAACTGCTGAGTGATCTTATCGTCTTCAACTACAATTAATTTTTTCACTTTGGCTCCTCTGTAGCAAATTTTATTATTACACTTATTCTTCGGTTTACAAGATTATACGGATCATTCTTATCTGATAATCTTGTATCTGCGTATCCACGCACTTCATCAATTCTTCTGGAATCAAGCCCGCCAGATACAAGAATTCTTCGAGCTGAGTTTGCTCTTTCTGAGCTTAATTCAAAATTTGTGTAACCAATTCCATCGTTGGAATATGGTCTGGAATCTGTGTGTCCTTCGATTATTAATTTATTTGGAATTACAATTAAATTTTTTCCGATTTCTTTTAATAATTTTTGTGCTTCAGGTCGTAACTCAGATGTACCGATTTCAAAAAAAGCATCGTCGTTGGATTCCACCATTTCGATTTTTAATCCCTCATTCACAATTTCCATTTTCACTTGGTCCATCAAGTTTGTGAATTCACCACTTGCAGAAAGATCACTAACTATTGAGTCTTTCATCGCATTAAGTTTTTCAACTTCCAGTTCTCTTTGTTTTATTTTATCAAGCATACTTGTTGCACTATCTGTAGGAAGTTGCATCATTCCATCAAGCACAGAAATAGCTTTCATCTTTTCAGAAAATCCTACAGGGTCTTTAAAATAACCTGCAACGCTTTGAACGATTTTTTCATCTTGTCCTAAAATCCATAACACAATAAAAAGCGCCATCATGGCTGTAACAAAATCAGCATAAGCAACTTTCCAGGCGCCGCCATGGTGCCCGCCGTGCTTATTGATTTTCTTTACAACAATTATATTTTCTTCGCCGCCTTTCATTTATTCTGTTTTGCCTCTCATAAAATTCTCCAATTCACTAAAGGTTGGTCTCTCTTCAGAAAAAATTGTTCGCCTTGCAATTTCAACAGCAATAATTGGTGGATTGCCTTTTGCATAAGCTACAACGCAGGCTTTAATTGTTTCAAGGTATCTCATTTTTTCTTCGAGTCCGACTTCCAAATTTGTAGCTAACGGACCAACAAATCCGTACGCTATTAAAACACCGAGAAAAGTTCCAACCAAAGCGGCAGCAACGTGATGTCCGACTGTTGCGGCACCTTCGTCAATTGAGCCCATTGTTATAATAATGCCTAATACAGCGGCTACAATTCCAAGACCCGGAAAAGCATCGCCCATTTTTGTGATTGCATTTATTGCCGGTTTTGTTTCTGCTTCAAGTGTTCCTATTTCAGCATCGATTAAATTTTCTAATTCGTGAGGTGGTACGCCACCGGAGAGCATTACTTTCATCGTGTCACAGAAAAAGTTTTTTGCTAACTCATTGTGTAAAAATCTTGGGCTTTTTGATAGGATATCACTTTCTTCAGGATTTTCTATATGTTTTTCTATTGCAAGTAATCCATCTCTTTGAGCTAGAAGAAAAAGATCATTAAACGCTTTTAACAGTTCAAGATATTC
Above is a genomic segment from Ignavibacteriales bacterium containing:
- a CDS encoding PAS domain S-box protein, with amino-acid sequence MKTNRTQNTILIVEDDAIVASQLQRTLHKMDYTSVGPVATGEEAIDLALRELPNCILMDIKLKGELTGIETADKIHNTSEIPIIYLTAYADQETIERSKDSHTYGFLTKPVRDKELGAMIETAIYKSSTDRSLKHLNQLLLAIRSIDKLIIKESIPEKLLAETCNILINSKDYIAAWISNENDPARSPIEISNGFKNSSHEQIDNQIFSCKINNLLEKDLSNHKPIVLRDTEGLNFFNRVLKNHKIKNPSVFISPIQYRNKFYGYLIIFSDNIYSFDAVETELLQTLAEDVAFALNSIEVEKERILADVALSESEAYFKSLLHSMHEDIIVIDRDYNIIDINDSAVKRTGQGSNQIIGKKCHKIVHNSDVPCCDNGAECALKNVFEEGNSKLVRHIHNNANGAAIYVDVLFSPLKDEYGRVTKVIESIHDVTDLLSTQEALNTSEERIKQIADNIDIVLFTLTSDETGEKLKYVSPAFSRVWGIESKKVIENTSLWVNSIYPKDRKILLEAIQTAKSNKNFVGKIEYRIVRPDGGTRWISSSIKNANNSVTGQANIIGIAEDISERILTENKLKRSEQGYKNLFDNAHDPIIIFEPVRGIILNSNLRACETFGYDKLELVGKSFFDLCANLQFATEMVSEVADNRDVPTFEIEAFRKDGSSIFFEMNFSLTDFLGQKAIISINRNITVRKHTENELRILSEIVKQSPSSVLLTNTKNLIEYANPRYTELTGYTYEEIAGKEAQKIKPIDNKDVNKIWEEVKKGNVWRGEVMNVKKNHVPYWASLSISPIKNEHGKIVRYLFIEQDVTQQKELEIELKLALTKANGINIFKTHLLGNLNHEIRTPMNSIIGFSQIMIEESEDENVVEMSNKIIKSSYRLLNTLNSIIELSDLESERIKVNYTDINLSHFVRYLDYSYKSIIAEKGLSLEIEILKEDTIVSSDEKLLEQIFKNLLDNAIKYTENGAIKIIADEFIDDEDRKFCIVKIIDTGIGIPQKNLDVIFDAFRQISEGVTRRYEGTGLGLTIAQKMVRLLNGRLEVESKEGLGSSFAIILPLPNKPINPDLLEEDTNLDENVELSAKAKSPNILIVEDYLMNVDIMRYFLNDIATMDHTTNYEDTLTAIRQTSYDIILMDINLKDSIGGLELMKEIRKTDSYSKTPIIAITGYTSSMDQDTFLKEGFSGFLAKPFNQKQLRHIIFKNLN
- a CDS encoding response regulator; its protein translation is MKKLIVVEDDKITQQFYSMFFNKNGYDTVITDNGDKIFDTLLTQEVGLILMDINLSNTYLNGEKIDGIKLSQIIKSDERTKNIPLVLVTASSLSSQLRHFLSETNAEEIVTKPILDYNRFLTKINNYLAS
- a CDS encoding OmpA family protein, yielding MKGGEENIIVVKKINKHGGHHGGAWKVAYADFVTAMMALFIVLWILGQDEKIVQSVAGYFKDPVGFSEKMKAISVLDGMMQLPTDSATSMLDKIKQRELEVEKLNAMKDSIVSDLSASGEFTNLMDQVKMEIVNEGLKIEMVESNDDAFFEIGTSELRPEAQKLLKEIGKNLIVIPNKLIIEGHTDSRPYSNDGIGYTNFELSSERANSARRILVSGGLDSRRIDEVRGYADTRLSDKNDPYNLVNRRISVIIKFATEEPK
- a CDS encoding PAS domain S-box protein gives rise to the protein MLSYKELEVQEEISDYGENIPINATVECKPIIVLNRNNSIIYSNQSAQIAFGLNSINNISGMQTDANIAELLSDFNESSYSNISINLRIKNLSESSFGEYDAEIEKIELDNTQYLFIVFHLTEREVILENRINSIHAAIEYANLPVMTIDASGKISFLSRSMENILGFTIDELYEKFFCVPLENFLSKADLLTAERAFFLKQSWVKIISFKDKGKILFKELQLTPFSNAGTSSNTFMMIAHDITDYVQKNIIVKESENKLKSIINNIRDPLFIIKRNKDKLFFETGNNGFFRIFDLDKTKLADVDLKLVFTNDLLKLVLKNAEILLQDSLPFVEFKAKYNQIHYQCKVSLMDISTEDESFIMINFNNVTDQQNYQNKMSAAYEKEVQLNKLKSSFIENMSHEIRTPFNAISGYAEILEESIKTNDYKTVSELVVLVKEVLSRVSHLFDHIIDMSEIESSEMIFDYVYLNCNQVLKSAYNKLHQKANKKGIELVLELADQEVVIKTDWMKLEKIVSAITENAIKYTTNGKVVLRSFVFSQFAYITITDTGEGMNQEDIKFLLEPFSQEEQGYTRKYQGAGLGLAIASKLTKLMGGLFEIVSRKQTGTKVTLIFPVMKIQQ
- a CDS encoding PAS domain S-box protein, with translation MIDTKTTIYKETSTDAELKIKSLLSEKILETVPVTIFVSDISTQQIIYSNFTKKEFLGYSTNELQGSVFEIAKKLLNAADYDFILNAVIDLNTSDEDTPKSFEIPLIDKNGNYCWFEIKLTIFKRGTDNQAQQIIGFLQNIDENRKTKKALVESDLSYRNLFNTIEDAIYIQDDSGTFLDVNNGAIIINGYTKEEIIGQTAEFLSAPDKNNFEIINKKISDAFKGVPQQFEFWGKKKDGTISLKDIKVYNGLYFGKKVLIAHSQDITKRKKEEEKMQAALAEKNVLLREVHHRVKNNLQAMIYLIEMQIDRLDDEKVQIFLRELQEQARTMSLVYEQLYQSDYLAKVDMDGYLNNLTSNVIQTFGLDKDISFNVNAHNVSLDVETAMPCGLIVNELLTNSLKYAFTDGFEKTPTIIISLKYETKKIVISISDNGVGLPANYDWENTDSLGLKLVNFWVKYQLAGSIKLDRHKGTNYTICFDYEDK
- a CDS encoding PAS domain-containing sensor histidine kinase gives rise to the protein MQTTENLIKEENISSNFHASPHFAFYRISDSGAPVYTNQTFLRMLGFNSLDELMEVYMKEESFRENFSVVKYQEHFFKINNTEGVESKWRNRNGRAVYVNEFVQKGYDNIDGSVYYDCIAEDVTEKKIVDELISDVIGRDYAIIKALPDILFILSEDGKFTDFKAGNNAEFPISPSYIIGKTIWDIFPHSIAEPLQLMIRESYSSGHLKTYDFKMQNHDAEKHYEARIVKSHKNEVLMLLRDVTNQKQNEIQILKIAEDLKQINDTKDKFVSIIAHDVRTPIIALIGYAEILADDIDELQKSEVKEFASSIVEISKQTIGLLTNLLEWSRLQTGRIEFNPEPVNVFSISENTVSLLRSNSEQKNITILNKLDKETFVYADENMMQSIFNNLVTNAIKFTNRNGQIVLSASQFGRMIRFCVKDNGVGMADEQKSMLFGMNKSFTTPGTTNEKGSGLGMILCKDFVEKHGGEIWVESASGKGSEFFFTIPAIATENS
- a CDS encoding response regulator, with amino-acid sequence MIEKDKILVVEDERDTRFILEKLLTKNNFEVITANNGQEALKLLETFTPKVILADWTMPIMDGLELCNQIKQNEKLKIIYYIILTARTSLRDRVTGLDVGADDFLMKPIENQELVARIRSGIRIFNLQRELKNIEHSKAVIELACTIGHKINNPLSSLKIAMNNLIESSAIKSSDQTEEDFEIMKQAIERIQTFVQQLTHLENPQIINYSDDSNMLKLD
- the motA gene encoding flagellar motor stator protein MotA, which produces MFVIIGIVVVTVSVVGGFMFAGGDVVLLIQPAEFIVIVGAAVGSLLISAPIGVIKKIIKTIPGVFKSHAYSKEEYLELLKAFNDLFLLAQRDGLLAIEKHIENPEESDILSKSPRFLHNELAKNFFCDTMKVMLSGGVPPHELENLIDAEIGTLEAETKPAINAITKMGDAFPGLGIVAAVLGIIITMGSIDEGAATVGHHVAAALVGTFLGVLIAYGFVGPLATNLEVGLEEKMRYLETIKACVVAYAKGNPPIIAVEIARRTIFSEERPTFSELENFMRGKTE